A portion of the Candidatus Pristimantibacillus lignocellulolyticus genome contains these proteins:
- a CDS encoding outer spore coat protein CotE: MARANKQLRCREIITKAVCGKGRKFSTSTHTVTPPHRPTSILGAWVINTKYEAVKAGNGVEVIGTYDINIWYSYNNNSQTDVAKESVQFVENVPLYFLDPKHRVSTTEVYAESVTEPNCIEANISANGDSVQVRVEREFVVEMIAETKVSVAVVPNGCPDPDGKDFDQDDNDAEDDFDDLDLLDGDV; the protein is encoded by the coding sequence ATGGCAAGAGCAAATAAACAGCTGCGCTGCAGAGAAATTATTACAAAAGCTGTTTGCGGTAAAGGACGCAAGTTTAGCACGTCAACTCACACAGTTACACCACCGCACAGACCAACTAGCATTCTTGGTGCTTGGGTTATTAACACGAAGTATGAAGCGGTCAAAGCGGGTAATGGAGTTGAAGTAATCGGTACTTATGACATTAATATTTGGTACTCTTACAACAACAATTCGCAAACGGATGTTGCGAAGGAGAGCGTACAATTTGTAGAGAATGTACCTCTGTACTTCCTTGATCCTAAGCATCGTGTTTCAACAACTGAAGTTTATGCTGAGTCAGTTACTGAACCGAATTGTATTGAGGCGAATATTTCTGCAAACGGCGATTCCGTGCAAGTAAGAGTAGAACGTGAGTTTGTTGTTGAAATGATTGCGGAAACAAAAGTTTCTGTAGCAGTTGTTCCAAATGGATGTCCAGATCCAGATGGCAAAGATTTCGATCAAGATGATAATGATGCAGAAGATGATTTCGACGATCTTGATCTTCTAGACGGTGATGTCTAG
- a CDS encoding YobA family protein, with the protein MHSSKITILILVLFTLVSGCSNSKQNKVNSVEPNIQGYVIDISTNRLLVVWDIEYEQIESKSIDEILRLAQPNAMYLTYKNAKDFAKGDLVDIWTTGEYNTSYPGQGTATKIIKRESK; encoded by the coding sequence ATGCATTCTAGTAAAATTACTATCCTTATCCTAGTACTTTTCACATTGGTATCTGGTTGTTCGAACAGTAAACAGAATAAAGTAAATAGCGTTGAGCCAAACATACAAGGTTATGTGATCGACATTTCAACAAATAGGCTTCTAGTTGTATGGGATATTGAATATGAACAAATTGAATCTAAGTCAATTGATGAAATTCTACGATTAGCCCAGCCTAATGCTATGTATCTTACTTATAAAAATGCAAAGGATTTTGCAAAAGGTGATCTTGTTGACATATGGACTACGGGAGAATATAACACTTCTTACCCAGGACAAGGTACTGCTACGAAGATAATAAAGCGTGAATCGAAGTAA
- a CDS encoding aromatic acid exporter family protein, whose product MEFIIIIELFEYFLAKKRSSQMGIRIIKTAIATIIAIYLASYFDLKPALSAGILAILGVEVTRMKGITKTAERFLASVFGLGLASLIFVILGFYYWTVAIFILISFPILSRFNLKEGIVTSCVIVFHLYTFGEVTPALIWNEICLLLVGLGSATVINMVYMPKDDHSIQKLRAEIDEKYCLIFSKMAITLRDQTYIWSGEELLEVDAAIKKGSTLSIRSKENRFWEMEAYWSTYFEMRRQQLDSIDQMMEKVALINGHVEHSNHIADLLEQLGRDTRSEVYVGEVKDKLQALSQQFREMPLPLTRDEFEIRASLLMLMHEMNRYLDIAKRLKRKKEDTEKVLKVEGLG is encoded by the coding sequence TTGGAATTTATCATAATTATCGAACTTTTTGAATATTTTCTAGCAAAGAAACGGAGCAGTCAGATGGGAATACGGATTATTAAAACAGCAATCGCAACAATTATAGCCATTTATCTGGCGAGTTACTTTGACTTAAAACCTGCACTGTCAGCGGGGATATTAGCAATACTAGGTGTAGAAGTGACCAGAATGAAGGGGATTACGAAGACGGCAGAACGATTTCTTGCATCTGTCTTTGGATTAGGATTAGCTTCGCTTATTTTCGTGATATTAGGGTTTTATTATTGGACAGTAGCTATTTTCATACTTATTTCATTCCCAATACTTTCTCGATTTAACTTAAAGGAAGGGATTGTAACGAGTTGTGTTATTGTCTTCCATTTATATACGTTTGGAGAAGTTACCCCAGCACTAATTTGGAATGAAATATGTTTATTATTAGTTGGGCTCGGTTCAGCGACGGTTATTAACATGGTGTACATGCCTAAAGATGATCATTCTATTCAAAAACTAAGAGCTGAAATTGATGAGAAGTATTGCCTCATCTTTAGTAAAATGGCAATCACACTTAGAGATCAGACATATATTTGGAGCGGAGAGGAATTGCTTGAAGTAGATGCAGCCATTAAGAAAGGTAGTACACTTTCCATTCGAAGCAAAGAAAACCGCTTCTGGGAAATGGAAGCCTATTGGTCTACATATTTTGAAATGCGAAGGCAGCAACTAGATTCGATTGATCAGATGATGGAAAAAGTTGCACTTATTAATGGACATGTAGAACATAGTAATCATATTGCCGATCTCCTAGAACAGTTAGGCCGAGACACTCGTTCTGAAGTTTACGTTGGAGAAGTAAAGGACAAGCTTCAAGCACTAAGTCAACAGTTTCGTGAGATGCCACTTCCTCTGACAAGGGATGAATTTGAGATAAGAGCTTCATTATTGATGCTTATGCATGAGATGAATCGATATCTTGATATTGCAAAACGGTTGAAGAGGAAAAAAGAAGATACTGAAAAAGTACTCAAGGTTGAAGGATTGGGTTAA
- a CDS encoding ABC transporter permease, with protein MDKYVGEHKQLYLIYKRNKKLKTLLVLLTQFLLVVSFIICWELASKSKLVDPLIFSSPSKIALHLYTTISDGSILPHIGITVAETIAGFLLGTLLGTILAALLWWFPFVARVVDPILVVLNSMPKVALGPLLIVGLGPGFDSIVAITLLVTVIITTINIYNRFRETEQGYLKVVALFGANRFQSFYYVILPSSFPVIISTLKVNVGLSWIGVIVGEFLVARSGLGYLIIYGFQVFNFTLVLSTLVVIAVVATFMYQVVSIVERKITSGWKER; from the coding sequence ATGGATAAGTATGTTGGAGAGCATAAGCAGTTGTATCTTATATATAAACGTAACAAAAAGCTAAAAACATTACTTGTTCTACTAACACAATTCCTTCTAGTAGTATCGTTCATTATATGTTGGGAGCTTGCCAGTAAATCCAAACTCGTAGACCCGCTCATTTTCAGTTCACCTAGTAAAATTGCTTTGCATTTATATACAACGATTTCCGACGGCTCGATATTACCTCATATCGGAATTACAGTTGCAGAAACAATAGCAGGTTTTCTATTAGGGACATTACTTGGTACTATACTAGCCGCATTATTATGGTGGTTTCCATTCGTGGCCAGAGTTGTAGATCCGATTCTCGTTGTACTCAACAGTATGCCAAAGGTAGCGCTCGGACCGCTGCTAATTGTAGGGTTAGGACCTGGTTTTGATTCGATCGTCGCGATTACGTTGTTAGTAACGGTTATAATCACAACGATTAACATTTACAATAGATTTCGTGAAACGGAACAAGGTTATTTAAAGGTTGTAGCATTATTTGGGGCAAACCGCTTTCAAAGCTTCTATTATGTTATTTTACCTTCGTCATTTCCTGTAATAATATCGACGCTAAAAGTGAATGTTGGTTTGTCTTGGATAGGTGTTATCGTAGGTGAGTTTTTAGTTGCCCGCTCTGGATTAGGTTATTTAATAATTTATGGTTTTCAAGTATTCAATTTCACGTTAGTATTATCTACTCTAGTTGTTATTGCTGTCGTTGCTACGTTTATGTACCAAGTTGTTAGTATTGTAGAGCGAAAAATAACTTCTGGGTGGAAAGAACGGTGA
- a CDS encoding ABC transporter ATP-binding protein, translated as MNKEVILELKDLSHIYVNDAGAALAVDHVNLVVHKGEFISLVGPSGCGKTTILNIIAGLIKPTYGELKVMGENILSPNPKLGYMQQQDYLFPWLSIQRNAMIGLDIRKQRTKELVEKTEQLLFELGLEDTAHKYPHQLSGGMRQRVALARTLITEPEILLLDEPFSALDLHIKMQLEELVQSTLDRMGKTAVLVTHDLAEAVAISDRIVVLGRNPGHIRKIVTIPRDMRAAGPIEARKHPKYQSYFDEIWNELDEEMDRGGND; from the coding sequence ATGAACAAAGAGGTAATATTAGAACTTAAAGATCTCTCCCATATTTATGTCAATGATGCAGGAGCCGCATTAGCAGTAGATCATGTTAATCTTGTCGTGCATAAGGGAGAATTTATAAGTCTTGTTGGACCTAGTGGTTGTGGAAAGACAACGATCCTTAATATTATAGCGGGTTTAATTAAACCCACTTATGGAGAACTAAAGGTGATGGGGGAGAATATACTTTCTCCCAATCCAAAGCTTGGTTATATGCAACAACAAGATTATTTGTTTCCTTGGTTAAGTATCCAAAGAAATGCAATGATTGGCCTCGATATTCGCAAACAACGTACGAAGGAATTAGTAGAGAAAACGGAGCAGTTACTATTTGAGCTTGGTCTCGAAGATACCGCTCATAAATACCCACATCAATTATCTGGTGGAATGCGACAACGTGTAGCTTTAGCAAGAACACTTATTACTGAACCTGAGATATTGTTATTAGATGAACCTTTTTCTGCTCTAGATCTGCATATAAAAATGCAACTTGAAGAGCTTGTGCAGTCAACGCTAGATCGAATGGGGAAAACGGCTGTCCTTGTTACCCATGATCTTGCAGAGGCGGTAGCCATTAGTGATCGAATTGTGGTGCTAGGGAGAAATCCAGGTCATATTCGAAAAATTGTAACGATACCAAGAGATATGAGAGCCGCTGGTCCGATTGAAGCTAGAAAACATCCTAAATACCAGTCGTACTTCGACGAAATATGGAATGAGTTAGATGAAGAAATGGATAGAGGAGGAAATGATTAG
- a CDS encoding ABC transporter substrate-binding protein translates to MKHSRTLLMLIAVIVATSAILSGCSKGEKESTVVRIGEVTRSLFYAPQYVAIEKGFFEAEGIKIELTTTPGGDKTMTSLLSNVIDVALVGSETSIYVTQQGTDDAIINFAQLTQTDGTFLVAREKDDNFSWESLRDKTFLGQRKGGMPQMAGEFTLKKYNIDPQNDLELIQNVDFANIAPAFSSGTGEYVQLFEPTASIFEKEGIGHVVASFGVESGHLPYTVFMTKQSYIDKNKDVVQSFTDAVYKAQLWVNEHTAAEIADVVAPYFENVDREIMVSSIERYKQQGSYATDPIVDEQEWNNLLDVMTSAGELKARTEHSEIVNTTFAQTAIDQ, encoded by the coding sequence ATGAAACATAGCAGAACTTTACTGATGTTGATTGCGGTGATAGTTGCTACATCAGCTATATTAAGTGGTTGTAGTAAGGGTGAGAAGGAATCAACAGTAGTCCGAATTGGCGAGGTCACGAGATCTTTGTTCTATGCTCCACAATACGTAGCGATTGAAAAAGGATTTTTTGAAGCGGAAGGCATAAAAATTGAACTAACTACAACACCTGGTGGCGACAAAACAATGACTTCGCTACTTTCTAATGTTATTGATGTTGCTCTAGTTGGATCAGAGACTTCAATCTACGTAACGCAACAAGGTACGGATGATGCGATTATCAACTTTGCACAACTGACACAAACGGATGGTACTTTCCTAGTTGCTCGTGAAAAAGATGATAACTTTAGTTGGGAGTCATTACGTGACAAGACTTTCCTTGGGCAAAGGAAAGGTGGCATGCCACAAATGGCTGGAGAATTCACGTTGAAAAAGTATAATATTGATCCGCAAAATGACCTTGAATTAATTCAAAATGTAGACTTTGCCAATATTGCTCCTGCATTTTCATCTGGTACTGGTGAGTATGTACAATTATTTGAACCAACGGCATCTATTTTTGAAAAAGAAGGTATTGGTCATGTTGTAGCATCTTTCGGAGTAGAAAGCGGACATTTACCGTATACCGTATTCATGACGAAACAAAGCTATATCGACAAAAACAAAGATGTCGTTCAATCATTTACTGATGCAGTTTATAAAGCTCAATTATGGGTAAATGAGCATACAGCTGCTGAAATTGCTGATGTAGTAGCACCATATTTCGAAAATGTTGATCGTGAAATTATGGTTAGTTCTATTGAGCGCTATAAGCAACAAGGTTCTTATGCAACGGATCCGATTGTTGATGAACAAGAATGGAACAATTTACTCGATGTAATGACAAGTGCAGGCGAATTGAAAGCACGTACTGAGCATAGTGAAATTGTAAATACAACATTCGCTCAAACTGCAATTGATCAATAA
- a CDS encoding carboxypeptidase M32: MKPLEQFRHINTEIKQYEEALAVLYWDLRTGAPRKGMDTRSQVIGTLSAEMFARSTSQLLGTLLTELESEEVWNELSPLDQILVKESRKDYDRSVKIPPALYQKYVILTAQAESKWEVCKEENDYDSFQPLLDEIITITNEMIDLWGVKATRYDTLLDQYEPGMTVAELDQIFGDLRDQLVPLAEKIAASPYQPRTDFLEQSFAVEQQKAYSRFILEQMGFDFEAGRLDESVHPFATGLNPGDVRITTRYLPNDVTSALFGTIHEGGHAMYEQNIADELIGTTLCTGTSMGIHESQSRFWENVIGRSRPFWNAYYAELQSKFPQLASIDMDTFYRGNNVVKPQLIRIEADELTYNLHIIIRYEIEKMIFNEGLQAKDLPKVWNEKYEQYLGVTPPNNAEGVLQDVHWSGGAFGYFPSYSLGNMYAAQFMNTLEQDMPDVWAKVEAGDLHPIRDWLAERIYQYGKMKSPSELVQDITNEALNPQYLVEYLKNKYKDIYRLEEV; the protein is encoded by the coding sequence ATGAAACCACTTGAACAATTCCGACACATTAATACAGAAATTAAACAGTACGAGGAAGCACTTGCTGTTCTATATTGGGATTTGCGTACTGGAGCACCTCGAAAAGGAATGGACACACGTTCACAAGTAATTGGAACATTATCAGCTGAAATGTTCGCTCGCTCAACTTCACAACTGCTAGGTACTTTATTGACTGAGCTTGAAAGCGAAGAAGTATGGAACGAGTTAAGTCCACTAGATCAAATTTTAGTGAAAGAATCGCGCAAAGATTATGATCGCAGCGTTAAAATTCCACCTGCTTTGTATCAGAAGTATGTTATTCTTACGGCGCAAGCGGAATCCAAATGGGAAGTTTGCAAAGAAGAGAACGACTACGATAGTTTCCAACCTTTATTAGATGAAATTATTACGATTACAAATGAAATGATTGATCTATGGGGAGTCAAAGCAACACGTTATGATACATTGCTTGATCAATATGAGCCAGGTATGACCGTTGCTGAGCTTGATCAGATCTTTGGAGATTTGCGTGATCAACTTGTGCCACTAGCTGAGAAAATTGCAGCTAGTCCGTATCAGCCACGAACTGATTTCTTAGAACAGAGCTTTGCTGTAGAGCAGCAGAAAGCATATAGCAGATTTATACTGGAGCAAATGGGCTTTGATTTTGAAGCGGGAAGACTGGATGAAAGTGTCCATCCGTTTGCAACTGGACTAAACCCTGGTGATGTTCGTATTACAACGAGATACCTGCCTAATGATGTAACGAGTGCTCTATTCGGTACTATTCATGAAGGTGGCCATGCGATGTATGAACAGAATATAGCGGACGAATTAATCGGAACTACGCTATGCACAGGTACATCCATGGGAATTCATGAATCACAATCAAGATTTTGGGAAAATGTAATAGGTCGTAGTAGACCGTTCTGGAATGCCTATTATGCGGAGTTGCAATCTAAATTCCCACAGTTAGCTTCTATTGATATGGATACATTCTATCGTGGTAACAATGTAGTTAAACCACAACTTATTCGTATTGAGGCTGATGAATTGACGTATAACTTACACATCATCATTCGATACGAAATTGAGAAGATGATCTTTAATGAAGGATTGCAAGCCAAAGATCTTCCAAAAGTTTGGAATGAAAAGTATGAGCAATATTTGGGTGTGACGCCTCCTAATAATGCTGAAGGCGTACTACAAGATGTACATTGGTCGGGCGGTGCGTTTGGATATTTCCCTTCGTATTCTCTAGGTAACATGTATGCTGCGCAATTTATGAATACGTTAGAGCAGGATATGCCAGATGTATGGGCTAAAGTAGAAGCGGGAGATTTACATCCGATTAGAGACTGGTTAGCGGAGCGAATTTATCAATATGGTAAGATGAAATCACCGAGTGAACTTGTTCAAGACATTACGAATGAAGCGTTAAATCCACAGTATTTAGTTGAATACTTGAAGAACAAGTATAAAGATATTTACCGCTTGGAAGAAGTTTAA
- a CDS encoding iron-sulfur cluster biosynthesis family protein gives MQITFTPSAQEQLMPILASTHKKLKFLHDSKGSGCADNGVATLEFIEEPSIDDVEGIAAPFPFYYEPRHKVYYEDHMKMDYNTNTRSFILKSDSQIYNSHVRIIR, from the coding sequence ATGCAAATTACATTTACACCATCCGCTCAAGAACAATTAATGCCAATTTTAGCTTCGACTCATAAAAAACTAAAATTTCTTCATGATTCAAAAGGTAGCGGATGTGCTGACAATGGCGTTGCTACTTTAGAATTTATTGAAGAACCTTCTATTGACGATGTCGAAGGAATTGCTGCACCATTTCCTTTCTATTATGAGCCAAGACATAAAGTGTATTACGAAGATCATATGAAAATGGATTACAACACGAATACACGTAGCTTTATATTAAAGAGTGACAGTCAAATATATAATAGCCATGTACGAATCATCCGATAA
- a CDS encoding DUF309 domain-containing protein, giving the protein MIYPVEYINYLIEFHATRDYFECHELLEEYWKENPSDGYEAFWVGCIQVAVGQYHERRHNLRGARLMYESAIHKLTPQPQVVLGVNLQDLLLQLQQHVQACQLQLPYEDMMFNIVDDQLRKQCEHETALRDLRWGLSSEETTDDIIHRHKLRDRSDVISARQVALEKKTLSRSNTEKTE; this is encoded by the coding sequence ATGATCTACCCAGTGGAATATATTAACTATTTAATTGAATTTCATGCAACTAGGGATTACTTCGAATGTCATGAATTGTTAGAAGAATATTGGAAAGAAAACCCTTCAGACGGCTATGAAGCATTTTGGGTAGGTTGCATTCAAGTTGCAGTAGGTCAATATCATGAGCGTAGACATAATTTGCGTGGAGCACGACTGATGTATGAGTCTGCTATTCATAAATTAACTCCGCAACCACAAGTTGTATTAGGAGTTAACCTTCAAGATCTACTTCTACAATTGCAACAGCATGTGCAAGCTTGTCAGTTACAATTACCTTATGAAGATATGATGTTTAATATTGTAGATGATCAATTACGTAAGCAATGTGAACACGAAACCGCTTTGCGTGATTTACGTTGGGGATTATCTAGTGAAGAGACAACCGATGATATCATTCATCGACATAAGTTGCGAGATCGCAGTGACGTTATTTCTGCAAGACAAGTAGCACTAGAGAAGAAAACATTGAGTCGCAGTAATACGGAGAAGACAGAATAG
- a CDS encoding YxcD family protein, which translates to MRIYTNEIINAICVNIADRRGVKPNDVEVQLAWDEEYGYTAEIWVTGRSQYIIQSNILEALEQYFYSEYQMRVFRSDITLGIDEESEQFWAETRS; encoded by the coding sequence ATGAGAATATACACTAATGAGATTATTAATGCTATCTGTGTAAATATAGCTGATCGTCGCGGTGTAAAACCTAACGATGTAGAGGTTCAACTTGCTTGGGATGAAGAGTATGGATATACAGCTGAGATCTGGGTAACTGGTCGTTCTCAATATATTATTCAATCGAATATTCTTGAAGCGCTTGAACAATATTTCTACAGTGAATATCAAATGCGAGTATTCCGTTCAGATATTACGCTTGGAATTGACGAAGAATCAGAACAATTTTGGGCAGAGACTCGTTCTTAA
- a CDS encoding glycosyl hydrolase family 18 protein: MTKKFLSFLAIILFITPLLTIPATVDAASNTTLYRVYQNEKLLKEFPTSQKAIAYAKYYNYSHVEKISNREWVWNNIPKYKVYIDGKSTTKLEYSSLAGATKYSATQLNSYVRDLENVGWAFENYANYQLYQGDKTYSNWSFYSLNDAKKAAAKWTNSHIIDLNSNSWIWDNISEASRKTIKSSTPIYMITVDGEQVAQSKKYSFLKEAITASNKVSNSEVYNTATEKVVHSNIAKYNVYTQGKLSSSFVSLDSAVASAKKLYAAEVKVADSVLWTNISYYTVYQGDKAVKSFHALKSALAYSKSLSNSTVINQDGRKLFTTVKDFLYLGWNGSSTVNTINQHVANTQGLDIDSPTWYFLEDATGKLNDTSNAELVKTMAEQDIDIIPLVHNQFDKTLTTAFLKDVPAQDKFITSLINSLKSINAKGFNLDFESIAATDRNAFTNFVKKLTEAAHKQKLTVSIDLLRGDVLWNHNTAYDQEAIGKIVDYVIIMAYDEHWTGSSEAGSVASLSWVEEGIKQYLNYGIPRNKLILGIPFYVREWRLDSKGNLVDNRSITMKNIAQVIEQNNATGVFDAKTGQYKYTYQLDGYTHVFWAETEQTVISRIKLAKKYELAGIAAWRLGYEDASLWEAILKYKSQ, from the coding sequence GTGACAAAGAAGTTTTTATCATTTTTAGCAATTATCCTTTTTATTACCCCATTATTGACTATACCCGCTACAGTTGATGCAGCAAGTAATACGACACTTTATCGTGTTTATCAGAATGAAAAGTTACTGAAAGAGTTTCCTACTTCGCAGAAAGCGATAGCATATGCGAAATACTATAATTATAGTCATGTAGAGAAAATAAGTAATCGTGAGTGGGTATGGAACAACATCCCTAAGTACAAAGTATACATAGACGGGAAATCTACTACGAAATTAGAATACAGTTCTTTAGCTGGAGCAACAAAGTATTCAGCAACACAACTAAATTCCTACGTCCGTGATCTTGAAAATGTTGGTTGGGCATTTGAAAATTATGCAAACTATCAACTGTATCAAGGTGATAAAACGTATAGTAACTGGAGTTTCTACAGTCTAAATGATGCGAAGAAAGCAGCTGCCAAATGGACGAACTCTCATATTATCGATCTGAATAGCAATAGTTGGATTTGGGATAATATTAGCGAAGCATCACGCAAAACAATTAAGTCATCCACTCCAATATATATGATAACTGTAGATGGCGAGCAAGTTGCGCAAAGTAAAAAGTATTCTTTCCTAAAAGAAGCTATTACTGCGAGTAATAAAGTTAGTAACAGCGAAGTTTATAACACTGCTACAGAAAAGGTAGTCCATAGCAATATCGCAAAGTATAACGTTTATACGCAAGGAAAACTGTCATCCTCCTTCGTATCTCTTGATTCAGCAGTTGCTTCAGCTAAAAAACTTTACGCTGCAGAAGTAAAAGTTGCTGATTCAGTATTATGGACCAATATTTCGTATTACACCGTATATCAAGGCGATAAAGCAGTAAAATCATTTCACGCTTTGAAATCAGCTTTGGCTTATTCAAAATCATTAAGTAATAGTACAGTCATCAATCAAGATGGCAGAAAACTATTTACCACTGTGAAAGATTTCTTATATCTCGGTTGGAACGGCTCTAGTACAGTTAATACAATTAACCAACATGTAGCTAATACTCAAGGATTAGATATTGATTCACCAACCTGGTATTTCTTAGAAGATGCAACTGGCAAGCTAAACGATACTTCTAATGCAGAGCTAGTAAAAACGATGGCAGAGCAGGATATAGATATCATTCCACTTGTTCATAATCAATTTGATAAAACATTAACCACTGCATTTTTGAAAGATGTTCCTGCACAAGATAAGTTCATTACGTCCCTTATTAACAGCTTAAAATCTATTAATGCAAAGGGCTTTAATCTTGACTTTGAAAGTATTGCCGCAACGGATCGGAACGCTTTCACTAATTTTGTTAAAAAATTAACAGAGGCTGCACATAAGCAGAAGCTAACAGTTTCTATCGATCTATTGCGTGGCGATGTTTTGTGGAATCATAATACAGCATACGATCAAGAAGCTATTGGTAAAATCGTAGATTACGTTATCATTATGGCTTATGATGAACATTGGACAGGTTCTAGCGAGGCTGGTTCAGTAGCAAGTCTAAGCTGGGTTGAAGAAGGTATTAAACAATATCTTAATTATGGCATCCCTCGTAATAAGCTTATTCTTGGTATACCTTTCTATGTGCGTGAATGGCGTCTTGATTCAAAAGGTAACCTCGTTGACAACAGATCGATAACAATGAAAAACATTGCTCAAGTGATCGAACAAAATAATGCTACTGGCGTTTTCGACGCGAAGACCGGGCAATATAAGTACACTTATCAATTAGATGGCTATACACATGTTTTCTGGGCTGAAACAGAACAGACTGTTATTAGTCGTATTAAATTAGCTAAGAAATATGAACTTGCAGGTATCGCTGCGTGGCGATTAGGGTATGAAGATGCTTCACTATGGGAAGCGATATTGAAATATAAATCACAATAG
- the msrA gene encoding peptide-methionine (S)-S-oxide reductase MsrA, which yields MQKATFAGGCFWCMVTPFEEQPGIHGIISGYMGGEVVNPTYEQVLTGETGHHEVVQITFDSSIFPYERLLELYWPQIDPTDPNGQGNDQKSQYKTAIFYHNEEQRLLAEETKAALGNSGRFDKPIATEVKEAVEFYPAEEYHQNFHRKDPKYYKESRVYSGRDVTLEKVWGNKE from the coding sequence ATACAAAAAGCAACTTTTGCTGGTGGATGCTTCTGGTGTATGGTTACACCATTCGAAGAGCAACCAGGAATTCACGGTATTATCTCAGGTTATATGGGTGGAGAAGTGGTTAACCCTACTTACGAGCAAGTATTAACTGGAGAAACTGGACATCATGAAGTTGTCCAAATTACATTCGACTCTTCTATTTTCCCTTATGAGAGATTATTAGAGCTATATTGGCCTCAGATTGATCCTACTGATCCGAACGGACAAGGTAATGATCAGAAGAGTCAGTACAAAACAGCTATCTTCTACCACAATGAAGAACAGCGCCTTCTAGCTGAAGAGACTAAAGCTGCTCTAGGTAATAGTGGTCGTTTTGATAAACCAATCGCTACTGAAGTTAAAGAAGCGGTAGAATTCTATCCTGCTGAAGAATATCACCAAAACTTCCACCGTAAAGACCCGAAATATTACAAAGAATCTCGCGTATATTCCGGTCGTGACGTTACATTGGAAAAGGTTTGGGGTAATAAAGAATAA